A single genomic interval of Primulina huaijiensis isolate GDHJ02 chromosome 7, ASM1229523v2, whole genome shotgun sequence harbors:
- the LOC140981017 gene encoding squamosa promoter-binding-like protein 6, which yields MDSVSYGIEVKGLHVVQIDDAHVRSGNRLKIWSTEPLCIPVRNRAESMEFVEPILPDIMRKLDLSDESSENLGYFTDDGTTKSSVSTSTNTLTSFGGFGSRFSTSATKADNQNLVLASFMNDNVGARKDRNTYQFDVENTALCSLEHSVSAKRARTSNPLSLIPVCQVLDCNKDLSSSKDYHKRHKVCDLHSKSSVVIVDGIQQRFCQQCSRFHLLGEFDEGKRSCRKRLAGHNERRRKPQLDSHLRSSYFATDLSRKPFLFPNFLQVGFFGSEPMNHKFGLPLANSLLHKNVLFSVQEVSAESNSSSALSLLSSQSQNLSSNSADVSVNHPRIFLDNQHSTLHINKDSAETFSNSTLKSFTSSVFKSSNGVDQEIFPGVLDSIGLDIRQDILMQESKAPEGANTVDLLQLSFHLQRVEHQRYSTQVNLENDHFRHIATT from the exons ATGGATTCTGTAAGCTATGGTATTGAGGTGAAGGGCCTGCACGTTGTGCAGATTGATGATGCTCATGTGAGGAGTGGAAATCGGTTAAAAATATGGAGCACTGAACCTCTTTGTATTCCGGTTAGGAATAGAGCTGAGAGCATGGAATTTGTCGAACCTATTTTGCCTGACATCATGAGAAAATTAGATCTTAGTGACGAAAGTTCAGAAAATTTAGGATATTTTACAGATGATGGTACTACCAAATCCTCTGTGTCTACTTCTACCAACACATTGACTTCGTTCGGGGGATTCGGCTCCAGATTCTCAACTTCTGCTACGAAAGCCGATAATCAAAACTTGGTACTTGCGAGTTTTATGAATGACAATGTGGGTGCTCGAAAAGATAGAAACACTTATCAATTTGATGTTGAAAACACCGCGTTGTGCTCTCTGGAGCATTCGGTGTCTGCGAAACGAGCTCGTACGTCAAATCCACTATCTCTGATTCCCGTTTGCCAAGTTCTTGATTGTAACAAGGATTTGAGTTCTTCAAAGGATTACCACAAAAGGCACAAAGTTTGTGATCTTCACTCGAAATCTTctgttgttattgttgatggTATCCAGCAGAGATTTTGTCAGCAATGCAGTAG GTTTCATTTGCTTGGAGAGTTTGATGAAGGTAAACGCAGTTGTCGCAAACGCCTCGCAGGACACAATGAACGTCGGCGAAAGCCTCAATTGGACTCTCACTTGC GTTCTTCGTATTTTGCAACGGATTTATCAAGAAAACCATTTCTTTTTCCAAATTTCCTTCAAGTTGGTTTCTTTGGTAGTGAGCCTATGAACCACAAATTTGGTCTTCCACTTGCAAACTCTCTTCTCCATAAGAATGTGCTATTCTCAGTTCAAGAAGTATCTGCGGAGTCAAACTCCAGCAGTGCTCTCTCTCTTCTGTCATCTCAATCACAGAACTTATCGAGCAATTCAGCAGACGTATCTGTGAATCATCCTCGGATTTTCCTTGATAATCAACATTCAACCCTTCATATTAACAAGGATTCCGCCGAAACCTTCAGCAATAGCACATTAAAGAGTTTTACATCCAGTGTTTTCAAGTCATCTAATGGAGTTGACCAAGAAATTTTCCCTGGGGTTCTGGACTCTATTGGTTTAGATATTCGACAAGATATACTTATGCAAGAATCAAAAGCTCCTGAAGGTGCAAACACTGTTGATTTACTTCAATTGTCATTTCATCTGCAAAGAGTAGAACATCAGAGATATTCGACCCAAGTGAATCTCGAAAACGATCACTTCCGCCACATTGCGACCACTTGA
- the LOC140981156 gene encoding protein BIG GRAIN 1-like E, with amino-acid sequence MYATSPNNMYKYSFNWRNDSGELDVFEAAQYFSSAVDDQIPGNFNNAADFSQEVIDEGRQHQVRRAARMSLDSIRQHEISTPQEQAKDSHKAKEYKKYRQPSSPGGKLASFLNSLFNQTRSKKRKSQSVGPKYFEEKEIPGERRERRRSVCHFRINAKAKNVDSKSRNFCLGSGLMQATPTKPCKEVGFRDLFERQKRKDDGNLKPNSLQNEFRSEKKCTDDPWINKNSGMNWIDDQYTSEEKEFRKFSDCDDGGDTDSSSDLFELPNCDFEFYSKSLPVHETTRANSIRRVAPV; translated from the coding sequence ATGTATGCCACAAGTCCTAATAACATGTACAAGTACTCATTCAACTGGAGGAACGATTCTGGGGAGCTCGACGTGTTCGAGGCAGCTCAGTATTTCTCCAGTGCTGTTGATGATCAAATTCCAGGGAACTTCAACAATGCTGCAGATTTTTCGCAGGAAGTCATCGACGAAGGAAGGCAGCATCAAGTTCGGAGAGCTGCAAGAATGAGCCTCGATTCGATAAGGCAGCACGAGATAAGTACTCCACAAGAACAAGCAAAAGATTCACATAAAGCCAAGGAATACAAGAAATACAGGCAGCCAAGTTCTCCAGGCGGTAAGCTTGCTAGTTTCTTGAATTCACTGTTCAATCAAACGAGATCGAAGAAGCGCAAATCCCAATCCGTCGGCCCgaaatattttgaagaaaaagaaatccCAGGTGAAAGAAGGGAAAGAAGACGCAGCGTTTGCCATTTTCGGATCAATGCTAAAGCTAAAAATGTCGATTCTAAATCCAGGAATTTTTGTTTGGGTTCCGGTCTTATGCAAGCCACTCCCACAAAACCTTGCAAAGAAGTCGGATTCAGGGATTTGTTTGAGCGTCAGAAGCGTAAAGATGATGGGAATTTGAAGCCAAACTCTTTGCAGAATGAGTTTCGTTCCGAGAAAAAGTGCACAGATGACCCCTGGATTAACAAGAATTCTGGCATGAATTGGATTGATGATCAGTACACATCGGAAGAAAAAGAGTTCAGGAAATTCAGTGATTGTGATGATGGCGGAGATACTGATTCAAGTTCGGATCTGTTTGAATTGCCAAATTGTGACTTCGAATTTTATTCAAAAAGTCTGCCTGTTCATGAAACAACTCGGGCAAACAGCATCAGGAGAGTTGCACCAGTTTAA